The following proteins are co-located in the Heteronotia binoei isolate CCM8104 ecotype False Entrance Well chromosome 21, APGP_CSIRO_Hbin_v1, whole genome shotgun sequence genome:
- the PROSER1 gene encoding proline and serine-rich protein 1 isoform X1 gives MDKKAFEMVLDEIRRAVLMEYKLKAIEYVHGYFSSEQVVELLRYFSWAEPQLKAMKALQHKMVAVSASKVVNILNCFTFSKDKLIALELLASNIVDAQNYRLIEDLFKISLSEKKRCRRILEQASKGGCKAPHAMISSCGMIPGNPYPKGRPSRINGIFPGSPIKKENEEYTNEGKGIAARILGPSKPAPATYNPHKPVPYPIPPCRPHATIAPTGAFNNAGLVPLANVIAPGLPAPPPYTPSHVGTGKAENEELSNQAKSSQSQAFATQTNHLFTPHGSIPAATSAPTPSSVKAISHSSTLASPTIPGISMSTPALPVFPGQVISSIHQPQPSSTPTPTVVKSHSLPSVPSTSTHCATSAPLPATFSGLSSVLPAAAAPQGLSTQCATPAPNEAFASASASFASLPFPAASVTVSASNSSSLSSAFTGLPLSLTPTPQGIASPIPSAIAGSPATSLPCPLNLPNPLLSVLKGFLSVNDSSVMSSTALPSAMTAELASLSSLTSQNSEASSSSSNKCYTPTATSALQHPSTPGLAIFPGLPSQSPASNSAIPPALPTPSPLATLPSSIIPVSGASSVALSHCTSPANPEQHVSSTPTAPALPALVKTEPTSPTLSGFKGPLHSTGPAHSTSGLSAALGHVYTSTSSLPVTLPSSLNPALSSLSSLSSPLNSSPSIAPHGSSAPIAPVYNALPPFTSLTSGFAFPGNPALTPTGSLLPIPPTTSSAISVPHASSTSTVLPTLIASAAAPAPPFPLNLCSAVPSLFSVPQVPLGSCSSSFPPFPVSNTPSVTPALPSFPGLQASSTVAAVTPLPAAATAPAPAPVLPGFASAFSSNFNSALVAQAGLTSGLQAPGNTVFPGLLSLPGIPGLAQSATQSSLQELQHTAAAQSALLQAHSASALENYTSQPDGFTTYPPASRTPGAPFTLQASLPQSGWQ, from the exons ATGGATAAGAAAGCATTTGAGATGGTGCTTGATGAAATTAGAAGG GCTGTGTTGATGGAGTACAAATTAAAAGCCATTGAGTATGTACATGGATACTTTTCTAGTGAGCAG GTTGTTGAGTTGCTGAGATACTTCTCTTGGGCTGAACCACAGTTAAAGGCAATGAAGGCATTACAGCAT AAAATGGTAGCTGTTTCTGCCTCAAAAGTGGTTAACATCCTCAACTGTTTCACTTTTAGCAAAGACAAGCTTATTGCACTAGAACTGTTGGCTTC CAATATAGTTGATGCTCAGAATTACCGCCTTATTGAAGACCTCTTCAAAATTAGCCTGTCTGAGAAGAAGAGATGCAGGAGAATTCTTGAACAG GCTTCCAAAGGAGGTTGCAAAGCACCTCATGCTATGATATCTTCCTGCGGTATGATTCCTGGAAACCCTTATCCCAAGGGAAGGCCCAGCCGGATAAATGGCATTTTCCCA GGGTCACCTATCAAAAAGGAGAATGAAGAGTACACAAATGAAGGCAAAGGAATCGCAGCCCGTATTCTTGGCCCATCCAAACCA GCTCCAGCAACATACAATCCGCACAAGCCTGTTCCTTATCCTATCCCTCCTTGCCGACCTCATGCAACCATTGCACCAA CAGGTGCTTTCAACAATGCTGGTCTTGTTCCACTAGCCAATGTCATAGCCCCTGGCTTGCCAGCTCCACCACCATACACTCCTAGTCATGTTGGAACAGGTAAAGCAG AAAATGAAGAGCTTTCCAATCAGGCAAAATCTTCCCAAAGCCAAG CTTTTGCTACACAAACGAATCATCTCTTTACACCTCATGGTTCTATCCCTGCTGCTACTTCAGCCCCTACCCCATCATCTGTTAAGGCAATAAGCCACTCATCGACACTTGCATCTCCAACCATCCCAGGGATAAGCATGTCCACCCCTGCTCTTCCTGTCTTCCCTGGGCAGGTCATCTCCTCCATCCATCAGCCTCAACCATCGTCAACTCCTACTCCCACTGTTGTCAAATCCCATTCCTTGCCTAGTGTTCCTTCCACATCCACTCATTGTGCCACCTCCGCTCCCCTCCCTGCCACTTTCTCTGGGCTGTCTTCTGTGCTGCCTGCTGCAGCAGCCCCTCAAGGGCTTTCCACACAGTGCGCCACTCCTGCACCTAATGAAGCTTTTGCATCTGCCTCAGCATCCTTTGCCAGCCTGCCTTTTCCTGCAGCGTCTGTCACTGTCTCTGCCAGTAACTCCAGTTCATTGTCATCTGCTTTCACTGGCCTTCCTTTGTCCCTGACTCCCACTCCACAGGGGATAGCTAGTCCCATTCCCTCTGCCATTGCTGGTTCTCCTGCCACTAgcctcccctgtcctcttaacTTGCCAAACCCTCTTCTGTCAGTCTTAAAGGGGTTTCTGTCTGTAAATGACAGTTCTGTAATGAGCTCGACGGCTTTGCCTTCTGCCATGACAGCTGAACTTGCTTCTTTATCCAGTCTCACAAGCCAGAACTCTGAAGCTTCCTCTTCATCCAGTAACAAATGTTACACTCCAACCGCTACCTCTGCCCTTCAGCATCCTTCCACTCCAGGACTGGCCATTTTCCCTGGACTCCCATCTCAGTCTCCAGCTAGCAACAGTGCAATCCCACCTGCATTACCAACACCGTCCCCATTGGCCACATTgccatcctccattattccaGTCAGTGGTGCCTCCTCAGTTGCTCTTTCTCATTGTACAAGCCCTGCTAATCCTGAACAGCATGTTTCATCCACCCCGACAGCCCCAGCTCTTCCAGCTCTGGTCAAAACAGAACCCACCAGCCCTACTCTTTCAGGTTTCAAAGGCCCTTTGCATTCCACTGGGCCTGCTCACAGCACTTCTGGCTTATCAGCAGCACTTGGGCATGTATATACCTCTACTAGTTCCTTGCCAGTCACCCTCCCCAGTTCCCTGAACCCAGCACTCTCCAGCCTGTCCTCCTTGAGTTCTCCTCTCAACAGTTCACCTTCCATTGCTCCCCATGGCTCCTCCGCTCCAATAGCTCCTGTATATAATGCACTCCCACCTTTTACGTCGCTGACCAGTGGCTTTGCTTTTCCTGGCAACCCAGCACTTACCCCAACAGGGTCTCTATTGCCCATTCCGCCCACAACGTCATCGGCCATCTCCGTGCCTCATGCCAGTTCCACCAGCACTGTCCTTCCAACGCTCATTGCTTCAGCAGCTGCCCCAGCTCCACCATTCCCCCTTAACCTCTGCAGTGCTGTCCCTTCCCTGTTTTCTGTGCCTCAGGTCCCTCTAGGCTCATGCAGCTCATCCTTCCCACCTTTCCCTGTCTCTAACACTCCCTCTGTCACTCCTGCTCTCCCTTCTTTCCCTGGGCTCCAGGCATCTTCTACAGTAGCAGCAGTCACCCCGCTACCGGCAGCTGCCACAGCCCCAGCGCCAGCTCCAGTGCTGCCAGGGTTTGCCTCGGCCTTTAGCTCAAACTTCAACTCTGCACTTGTGGCCCAGGCTGG CCTGACTTCTGGGCTTCAAGCCCCTGGAAATACAGTTTTCCCAGGACTCCTCTCTCTTCCCGGCATCCCTGGACTTGCCCAGAGTGCCACACAGTCTTCCCTGCAGGAACTGCAGCACACTGCAGCCGCACAGTCAGCATTGCTACAG GCCCATTCAGCTTCTGCTCTAGAAAACTATACATCTCAGCCTGATGGTTTTACTACATACCCGCCAGCATCAAGAACACCAGGAGCACCTTTTACATTGCAAGCAAGTCTGCCCCAGAGTGGATGGCAATAA
- the PROSER1 gene encoding proline and serine-rich protein 1 isoform X4 — protein MDKKAFEMVLDEIRRAVLMEYKLKAIEYVHGYFSSEQVVELLRYFSWAEPQLKAMKALQHKMVAVSASKVVNILNCFTFSKDKLIALELLASNIVDAQNYRLIEDLFKISLSEKKRCRRILEQASKGGCKAPHAMISSCGMIPGNPYPKGRPSRINGIFPGSPIKKENEEYTNEGKGIAARILGPSKPAPATYNPHKPVPYPIPPCRPHATIAPSAFNNAGLVPLANVIAPGLPAPPPYTPSHVGTENEELSNQAKSSQSQAFATQTNHLFTPHGSIPAATSAPTPSSVKAISHSSTLASPTIPGISMSTPALPVFPGQVISSIHQPQPSSTPTPTVVKSHSLPSVPSTSTHCATSAPLPATFSGLSSVLPAAAAPQGLSTQCATPAPNEAFASASASFASLPFPAASVTVSASNSSSLSSAFTGLPLSLTPTPQGIASPIPSAIAGSPATSLPCPLNLPNPLLSVLKGFLSVNDSSVMSSTALPSAMTAELASLSSLTSQNSEASSSSSNKCYTPTATSALQHPSTPGLAIFPGLPSQSPASNSAIPPALPTPSPLATLPSSIIPVSGASSVALSHCTSPANPEQHVSSTPTAPALPALVKTEPTSPTLSGFKGPLHSTGPAHSTSGLSAALGHVYTSTSSLPVTLPSSLNPALSSLSSLSSPLNSSPSIAPHGSSAPIAPVYNALPPFTSLTSGFAFPGNPALTPTGSLLPIPPTTSSAISVPHASSTSTVLPTLIASAAAPAPPFPLNLCSAVPSLFSVPQVPLGSCSSSFPPFPVSNTPSVTPALPSFPGLQASSTVAAVTPLPAAATAPAPAPVLPGFASAFSSNFNSALVAQAGLTSGLQAPGNTVFPGLLSLPGIPGLAQSATQSSLQELQHTAAAQSALLQAHSASALENYTSQPDGFTTYPPASRTPGAPFTLQASLPQSGWQ, from the exons ATGGATAAGAAAGCATTTGAGATGGTGCTTGATGAAATTAGAAGG GCTGTGTTGATGGAGTACAAATTAAAAGCCATTGAGTATGTACATGGATACTTTTCTAGTGAGCAG GTTGTTGAGTTGCTGAGATACTTCTCTTGGGCTGAACCACAGTTAAAGGCAATGAAGGCATTACAGCAT AAAATGGTAGCTGTTTCTGCCTCAAAAGTGGTTAACATCCTCAACTGTTTCACTTTTAGCAAAGACAAGCTTATTGCACTAGAACTGTTGGCTTC CAATATAGTTGATGCTCAGAATTACCGCCTTATTGAAGACCTCTTCAAAATTAGCCTGTCTGAGAAGAAGAGATGCAGGAGAATTCTTGAACAG GCTTCCAAAGGAGGTTGCAAAGCACCTCATGCTATGATATCTTCCTGCGGTATGATTCCTGGAAACCCTTATCCCAAGGGAAGGCCCAGCCGGATAAATGGCATTTTCCCA GGGTCACCTATCAAAAAGGAGAATGAAGAGTACACAAATGAAGGCAAAGGAATCGCAGCCCGTATTCTTGGCCCATCCAAACCA GCTCCAGCAACATACAATCCGCACAAGCCTGTTCCTTATCCTATCCCTCCTTGCCGACCTCATGCAACCATTGCACCAA GTGCTTTCAACAATGCTGGTCTTGTTCCACTAGCCAATGTCATAGCCCCTGGCTTGCCAGCTCCACCACCATACACTCCTAGTCATGTTGGAACAG AAAATGAAGAGCTTTCCAATCAGGCAAAATCTTCCCAAAGCCAAG CTTTTGCTACACAAACGAATCATCTCTTTACACCTCATGGTTCTATCCCTGCTGCTACTTCAGCCCCTACCCCATCATCTGTTAAGGCAATAAGCCACTCATCGACACTTGCATCTCCAACCATCCCAGGGATAAGCATGTCCACCCCTGCTCTTCCTGTCTTCCCTGGGCAGGTCATCTCCTCCATCCATCAGCCTCAACCATCGTCAACTCCTACTCCCACTGTTGTCAAATCCCATTCCTTGCCTAGTGTTCCTTCCACATCCACTCATTGTGCCACCTCCGCTCCCCTCCCTGCCACTTTCTCTGGGCTGTCTTCTGTGCTGCCTGCTGCAGCAGCCCCTCAAGGGCTTTCCACACAGTGCGCCACTCCTGCACCTAATGAAGCTTTTGCATCTGCCTCAGCATCCTTTGCCAGCCTGCCTTTTCCTGCAGCGTCTGTCACTGTCTCTGCCAGTAACTCCAGTTCATTGTCATCTGCTTTCACTGGCCTTCCTTTGTCCCTGACTCCCACTCCACAGGGGATAGCTAGTCCCATTCCCTCTGCCATTGCTGGTTCTCCTGCCACTAgcctcccctgtcctcttaacTTGCCAAACCCTCTTCTGTCAGTCTTAAAGGGGTTTCTGTCTGTAAATGACAGTTCTGTAATGAGCTCGACGGCTTTGCCTTCTGCCATGACAGCTGAACTTGCTTCTTTATCCAGTCTCACAAGCCAGAACTCTGAAGCTTCCTCTTCATCCAGTAACAAATGTTACACTCCAACCGCTACCTCTGCCCTTCAGCATCCTTCCACTCCAGGACTGGCCATTTTCCCTGGACTCCCATCTCAGTCTCCAGCTAGCAACAGTGCAATCCCACCTGCATTACCAACACCGTCCCCATTGGCCACATTgccatcctccattattccaGTCAGTGGTGCCTCCTCAGTTGCTCTTTCTCATTGTACAAGCCCTGCTAATCCTGAACAGCATGTTTCATCCACCCCGACAGCCCCAGCTCTTCCAGCTCTGGTCAAAACAGAACCCACCAGCCCTACTCTTTCAGGTTTCAAAGGCCCTTTGCATTCCACTGGGCCTGCTCACAGCACTTCTGGCTTATCAGCAGCACTTGGGCATGTATATACCTCTACTAGTTCCTTGCCAGTCACCCTCCCCAGTTCCCTGAACCCAGCACTCTCCAGCCTGTCCTCCTTGAGTTCTCCTCTCAACAGTTCACCTTCCATTGCTCCCCATGGCTCCTCCGCTCCAATAGCTCCTGTATATAATGCACTCCCACCTTTTACGTCGCTGACCAGTGGCTTTGCTTTTCCTGGCAACCCAGCACTTACCCCAACAGGGTCTCTATTGCCCATTCCGCCCACAACGTCATCGGCCATCTCCGTGCCTCATGCCAGTTCCACCAGCACTGTCCTTCCAACGCTCATTGCTTCAGCAGCTGCCCCAGCTCCACCATTCCCCCTTAACCTCTGCAGTGCTGTCCCTTCCCTGTTTTCTGTGCCTCAGGTCCCTCTAGGCTCATGCAGCTCATCCTTCCCACCTTTCCCTGTCTCTAACACTCCCTCTGTCACTCCTGCTCTCCCTTCTTTCCCTGGGCTCCAGGCATCTTCTACAGTAGCAGCAGTCACCCCGCTACCGGCAGCTGCCACAGCCCCAGCGCCAGCTCCAGTGCTGCCAGGGTTTGCCTCGGCCTTTAGCTCAAACTTCAACTCTGCACTTGTGGCCCAGGCTGG CCTGACTTCTGGGCTTCAAGCCCCTGGAAATACAGTTTTCCCAGGACTCCTCTCTCTTCCCGGCATCCCTGGACTTGCCCAGAGTGCCACACAGTCTTCCCTGCAGGAACTGCAGCACACTGCAGCCGCACAGTCAGCATTGCTACAG GCCCATTCAGCTTCTGCTCTAGAAAACTATACATCTCAGCCTGATGGTTTTACTACATACCCGCCAGCATCAAGAACACCAGGAGCACCTTTTACATTGCAAGCAAGTCTGCCCCAGAGTGGATGGCAATAA
- the PROSER1 gene encoding proline and serine-rich protein 1 isoform X3, translating into MDKKAFEMVLDEIRRAVLMEYKLKAIEYVHGYFSSEQVVELLRYFSWAEPQLKAMKALQHKMVAVSASKVVNILNCFTFSKDKLIALELLASNIVDAQNYRLIEDLFKISLSEKKRCRRILEQASKGGCKAPHAMISSCGMIPGNPYPKGRPSRINGIFPGSPIKKENEEYTNEGKGIAARILGPSKPAPATYNPHKPVPYPIPPCRPHATIAPTGAFNNAGLVPLANVIAPGLPAPPPYTPSHVGTENEELSNQAKSSQSQAFATQTNHLFTPHGSIPAATSAPTPSSVKAISHSSTLASPTIPGISMSTPALPVFPGQVISSIHQPQPSSTPTPTVVKSHSLPSVPSTSTHCATSAPLPATFSGLSSVLPAAAAPQGLSTQCATPAPNEAFASASASFASLPFPAASVTVSASNSSSLSSAFTGLPLSLTPTPQGIASPIPSAIAGSPATSLPCPLNLPNPLLSVLKGFLSVNDSSVMSSTALPSAMTAELASLSSLTSQNSEASSSSSNKCYTPTATSALQHPSTPGLAIFPGLPSQSPASNSAIPPALPTPSPLATLPSSIIPVSGASSVALSHCTSPANPEQHVSSTPTAPALPALVKTEPTSPTLSGFKGPLHSTGPAHSTSGLSAALGHVYTSTSSLPVTLPSSLNPALSSLSSLSSPLNSSPSIAPHGSSAPIAPVYNALPPFTSLTSGFAFPGNPALTPTGSLLPIPPTTSSAISVPHASSTSTVLPTLIASAAAPAPPFPLNLCSAVPSLFSVPQVPLGSCSSSFPPFPVSNTPSVTPALPSFPGLQASSTVAAVTPLPAAATAPAPAPVLPGFASAFSSNFNSALVAQAGLTSGLQAPGNTVFPGLLSLPGIPGLAQSATQSSLQELQHTAAAQSALLQAHSASALENYTSQPDGFTTYPPASRTPGAPFTLQASLPQSGWQ; encoded by the exons ATGGATAAGAAAGCATTTGAGATGGTGCTTGATGAAATTAGAAGG GCTGTGTTGATGGAGTACAAATTAAAAGCCATTGAGTATGTACATGGATACTTTTCTAGTGAGCAG GTTGTTGAGTTGCTGAGATACTTCTCTTGGGCTGAACCACAGTTAAAGGCAATGAAGGCATTACAGCAT AAAATGGTAGCTGTTTCTGCCTCAAAAGTGGTTAACATCCTCAACTGTTTCACTTTTAGCAAAGACAAGCTTATTGCACTAGAACTGTTGGCTTC CAATATAGTTGATGCTCAGAATTACCGCCTTATTGAAGACCTCTTCAAAATTAGCCTGTCTGAGAAGAAGAGATGCAGGAGAATTCTTGAACAG GCTTCCAAAGGAGGTTGCAAAGCACCTCATGCTATGATATCTTCCTGCGGTATGATTCCTGGAAACCCTTATCCCAAGGGAAGGCCCAGCCGGATAAATGGCATTTTCCCA GGGTCACCTATCAAAAAGGAGAATGAAGAGTACACAAATGAAGGCAAAGGAATCGCAGCCCGTATTCTTGGCCCATCCAAACCA GCTCCAGCAACATACAATCCGCACAAGCCTGTTCCTTATCCTATCCCTCCTTGCCGACCTCATGCAACCATTGCACCAA CAGGTGCTTTCAACAATGCTGGTCTTGTTCCACTAGCCAATGTCATAGCCCCTGGCTTGCCAGCTCCACCACCATACACTCCTAGTCATGTTGGAACAG AAAATGAAGAGCTTTCCAATCAGGCAAAATCTTCCCAAAGCCAAG CTTTTGCTACACAAACGAATCATCTCTTTACACCTCATGGTTCTATCCCTGCTGCTACTTCAGCCCCTACCCCATCATCTGTTAAGGCAATAAGCCACTCATCGACACTTGCATCTCCAACCATCCCAGGGATAAGCATGTCCACCCCTGCTCTTCCTGTCTTCCCTGGGCAGGTCATCTCCTCCATCCATCAGCCTCAACCATCGTCAACTCCTACTCCCACTGTTGTCAAATCCCATTCCTTGCCTAGTGTTCCTTCCACATCCACTCATTGTGCCACCTCCGCTCCCCTCCCTGCCACTTTCTCTGGGCTGTCTTCTGTGCTGCCTGCTGCAGCAGCCCCTCAAGGGCTTTCCACACAGTGCGCCACTCCTGCACCTAATGAAGCTTTTGCATCTGCCTCAGCATCCTTTGCCAGCCTGCCTTTTCCTGCAGCGTCTGTCACTGTCTCTGCCAGTAACTCCAGTTCATTGTCATCTGCTTTCACTGGCCTTCCTTTGTCCCTGACTCCCACTCCACAGGGGATAGCTAGTCCCATTCCCTCTGCCATTGCTGGTTCTCCTGCCACTAgcctcccctgtcctcttaacTTGCCAAACCCTCTTCTGTCAGTCTTAAAGGGGTTTCTGTCTGTAAATGACAGTTCTGTAATGAGCTCGACGGCTTTGCCTTCTGCCATGACAGCTGAACTTGCTTCTTTATCCAGTCTCACAAGCCAGAACTCTGAAGCTTCCTCTTCATCCAGTAACAAATGTTACACTCCAACCGCTACCTCTGCCCTTCAGCATCCTTCCACTCCAGGACTGGCCATTTTCCCTGGACTCCCATCTCAGTCTCCAGCTAGCAACAGTGCAATCCCACCTGCATTACCAACACCGTCCCCATTGGCCACATTgccatcctccattattccaGTCAGTGGTGCCTCCTCAGTTGCTCTTTCTCATTGTACAAGCCCTGCTAATCCTGAACAGCATGTTTCATCCACCCCGACAGCCCCAGCTCTTCCAGCTCTGGTCAAAACAGAACCCACCAGCCCTACTCTTTCAGGTTTCAAAGGCCCTTTGCATTCCACTGGGCCTGCTCACAGCACTTCTGGCTTATCAGCAGCACTTGGGCATGTATATACCTCTACTAGTTCCTTGCCAGTCACCCTCCCCAGTTCCCTGAACCCAGCACTCTCCAGCCTGTCCTCCTTGAGTTCTCCTCTCAACAGTTCACCTTCCATTGCTCCCCATGGCTCCTCCGCTCCAATAGCTCCTGTATATAATGCACTCCCACCTTTTACGTCGCTGACCAGTGGCTTTGCTTTTCCTGGCAACCCAGCACTTACCCCAACAGGGTCTCTATTGCCCATTCCGCCCACAACGTCATCGGCCATCTCCGTGCCTCATGCCAGTTCCACCAGCACTGTCCTTCCAACGCTCATTGCTTCAGCAGCTGCCCCAGCTCCACCATTCCCCCTTAACCTCTGCAGTGCTGTCCCTTCCCTGTTTTCTGTGCCTCAGGTCCCTCTAGGCTCATGCAGCTCATCCTTCCCACCTTTCCCTGTCTCTAACACTCCCTCTGTCACTCCTGCTCTCCCTTCTTTCCCTGGGCTCCAGGCATCTTCTACAGTAGCAGCAGTCACCCCGCTACCGGCAGCTGCCACAGCCCCAGCGCCAGCTCCAGTGCTGCCAGGGTTTGCCTCGGCCTTTAGCTCAAACTTCAACTCTGCACTTGTGGCCCAGGCTGG CCTGACTTCTGGGCTTCAAGCCCCTGGAAATACAGTTTTCCCAGGACTCCTCTCTCTTCCCGGCATCCCTGGACTTGCCCAGAGTGCCACACAGTCTTCCCTGCAGGAACTGCAGCACACTGCAGCCGCACAGTCAGCATTGCTACAG GCCCATTCAGCTTCTGCTCTAGAAAACTATACATCTCAGCCTGATGGTTTTACTACATACCCGCCAGCATCAAGAACACCAGGAGCACCTTTTACATTGCAAGCAAGTCTGCCCCAGAGTGGATGGCAATAA